A single window of Nitrospinota bacterium DNA harbors:
- a CDS encoding glycosyltransferase family 2 protein translates to MASLSVVIITRNEEANIHDCLASCAFADEIVVVDSFSTDRTVEICREHTGRVIQESWRGFGRQKNFAIEQAKGPWIFNLDADERITPALRAEIEAITAADEPQPAGYYVARRNYFGDRWVRHCGWYPDYTLRLFRKGAGWFNERAVHEAVELTGHARSERLQHPIEHYTYASIGDFMERLDRYTTLAAEEDFRAGRRGSLADLAFRPPFTFFKMYLLRKGFLEGSFGLTLSGLYAIYTYVKYAKLREMNQR, encoded by the coding sequence GTGGCGTCCCTCTCGGTTGTAATTATTACCCGGAACGAGGAAGCCAACATCCACGACTGTCTTGCGAGCTGCGCCTTCGCCGACGAGATTGTGGTCGTGGATTCATTCAGCACCGACCGGACGGTGGAGATCTGTCGGGAGCACACCGGCCGGGTTATCCAGGAGTCGTGGCGGGGGTTCGGTCGGCAGAAGAATTTCGCCATCGAGCAGGCCAAGGGGCCGTGGATCTTCAACCTCGACGCCGACGAGCGCATCACGCCGGCTCTAAGGGCCGAGATCGAGGCCATCACGGCCGCCGATGAGCCTCAACCGGCCGGCTACTACGTGGCCAGGCGCAATTACTTTGGCGACCGCTGGGTGCGCCATTGCGGATGGTATCCAGACTACACCCTCCGTCTATTTCGGAAAGGGGCGGGCTGGTTCAACGAGCGGGCCGTCCACGAGGCGGTGGAGCTCACAGGCCACGCCCGGTCGGAGCGCCTGCAGCACCCCATCGAGCACTACACCTACGCCTCGATCGGCGACTTCATGGAGCGGCTCGACCGCTACACCACCCTGGCCGCAGAGGAGGACTTCCGGGCCGGCCGGCGGGGCAGTCTCGCCGACCTGGCCTTTCGGCCCCCGTTCACGTTCTTCAAGATGTACCTGCTTAGGAAGGGCTTCCTGGAGGGCTCCTTCGGCCTTACCCTCTCCGGGCTCTACGCCATCTACACGTACGTCAAGTACGCCAAGCTCCGGGAGATGAACCAGCGATGA
- a CDS encoding glycosyltransferase family 4 protein, which translates to MKVNFRKILEKPPERAAKDKQTVPDKPSVLHTESSDGWGGQEIRILLEAKELRKRGYNVVLACQEQSGLSREARAAGVPVLHVKMRSHFDLLAIWKLRKLMRLNNFQIVNTHSSRDSWVASFASKLAGVPALIRTRHLSVPISTHPLNIVYRLPDVIVTTSEATRNFLIERNQIDEGSVVSIPTGAVLERFDPSYRASHLKGELGLSEDAPVIAKVAVLRSWKRHDVFLLAARRVLEREPEARFLIVGDGPQRENLERKVKELGLERAVIMTGHRTDVPAILSITDVSCLVSDSAEGVPQTVTQSLAMGKAVIGTNVGGIPELIVDGVTGYLIPPEDPDILADRILALLNDPAKAEDMGRAGRRLIEERYTCEIMVERLERLYREVLTAKTKVAAQV; encoded by the coding sequence ATGAAGGTCAACTTCCGCAAGATTTTGGAGAAGCCCCCGGAGCGAGCGGCCAAGGACAAGCAGACGGTGCCTGACAAGCCCTCCGTTCTCCACACGGAAAGCTCCGACGGCTGGGGTGGGCAGGAGATCCGTATCCTCCTGGAGGCGAAGGAGCTTCGCAAGCGGGGCTACAATGTGGTGCTGGCTTGTCAAGAGCAGAGCGGCCTCTCGCGTGAAGCCCGGGCCGCCGGGGTGCCCGTTCTCCACGTCAAGATGCGAAGCCACTTCGACCTCCTCGCCATCTGGAAGCTGCGCAAACTCATGCGCTTGAACAACTTTCAGATCGTCAACACCCACAGCTCCCGCGACAGCTGGGTCGCCTCCTTCGCCTCGAAGCTCGCGGGCGTGCCGGCCCTCATTCGGACCCGCCACCTGTCGGTGCCAATCTCCACCCACCCGCTCAACATCGTCTACCGCCTGCCCGATGTCATCGTCACCACCTCCGAGGCCACCCGCAATTTCCTAATCGAGCGCAATCAGATCGACGAGGGTTCAGTCGTCTCTATCCCAACGGGCGCTGTCCTCGAGCGGTTCGACCCGAGCTACCGGGCCTCCCACCTAAAGGGGGAGCTAGGCCTTTCCGAGGATGCCCCGGTCATCGCCAAGGTCGCAGTCCTTAGAAGCTGGAAGCGCCACGACGTATTCCTGCTGGCGGCGCGCCGGGTGTTGGAGCGCGAGCCGGAGGCCCGATTCCTCATCGTTGGCGACGGGCCTCAGCGCGAGAATTTGGAGCGCAAGGTCAAAGAGCTGGGCTTGGAGCGGGCCGTCATCATGACCGGACACCGAACCGATGTGCCAGCGATCCTTTCCATCACTGACGTCTCCTGCCTGGTGAGCGACTCCGCAGAGGGGGTCCCCCAGACGGTGACCCAATCGCTCGCCATGGGCAAGGCGGTGATCGGCACCAACGTGGGCGGCATACCAGAGCTCATCGTCGATGGGGTGACGGGCTACCTCATCCCTCCCGAAGATCCGGACATCCTGGCCGACAGGATTCTCGCGCTCCTAAACGACCCCGCCAAGGCTGAGGATATGGGCAGGGCCGGCCGGCGCCTCATCGAGGAGCGATACACCTGCGAGATAATGGTGGAGCGGCTCGAACGGCTCTACCGAGAGGTCCTAACCGCCAAGACCAAGGTCGCGGCGCAGGTCTGA